The following proteins are encoded in a genomic region of Trypanosoma brucei gambiense DAL972 chromosome 8, complete sequence:
- a CDS encoding electron transfer flavoprotein-ubiquinone oxidoreductase, putative produces the protein MFRRTSCCFCAVAERVIEEFDVVVVGGGPAGLATAIRLKQLGGVAGDDFRVALVEKGSEIGAHTISGACVNMRSLDELIPDWEVATDLPTLTTVTSDNFYYLRDQKRSFRSPIIPPTLQNHNARIMSLGSLCRWLSERATELGVEVYSGFAAARPVLNSSMTAVEGVQLNDVGINKKGEKTERYDPGMIFRAKQTVFAEGCRGSCTKQLEKIFNLRGKQNFQTYGLGVKEVWEVPEGNHHPGSVSHTIGWPLTDKGHDNTYGGSFLYHYGDGLVSLGFVVGLDYKNPHIRPYMEFQKWKTHELVTSQLRGGRPLHYGARTLVEGGLVSLPQLHFPGGVLVGDCAGFLNLPKIKGTHTAMKSGMLAAEAVYADAFVSGREKLVHVDCKSYQERFRESWLYEELYQVRNVRQTFARHFLLGVLYTGVTTLLTRGAEPWTLRHHQPDHKSLKPAASCVQIEYPKPDGEITFDLLTNLNLSGTDHNADQPAHLQLHDASVPIDVNLSLYDGPEGKYCPAKVYEFVDGKLVINAQNCLHCKACDIKDPTQNIDWTVPEGGGGPNYNSQM, from the coding sequence ATGTTTCGTCGAacaagttgttgtttttgcgcCGTGGCGGAGCGTGTGATTGAGGAGTTcgacgttgttgttgttggaggcGGCCCAGCGGGACTGGCCACAGCCATTCGACTAAAGCAACTCGGTGGGGTCGCAGGGGATGATTTTCGTGTCGCTCTTGTTGAGAAGGGGAGTGAAATTGGGGCGCATACGATTTCTGGTGCCTGCGTAAACATGCGGTCGCTGGATGAGCTCATCCCTGATTGGGAAGTCGCTACTGATCTTCCGACGCTGACAACCGTAACGAGCGAcaacttttattatttgcgTGACCAGAAACGCAGCTTTAGGTCCCCCATAATACCACCCACACTGCAAAACCACAATGCGCGTATCATGTCGCTTGGGTCACTGTGCAGGTGGCTGTCTGAACGAGCAACGGAGTTAGGTGTGGAGGTGTATTCGGGGTTTGCCGCCGCCCGGCCTGTGCTTAACAGCAGTATGACGGCAGTGGAAGGTGTACAGCTTAACGATGTCGGAATCAATAAGAAGGGCGAGAAAACCGAACGGTACGATCCTGGCATGATTTTTAGGGCCAAGCAAACCGTGTTCGCAGAAGGATGCCGTGGTTCTTGCACCAAGCAGTTAGAGAAAATATTCAACCTCCGTGGGAAGCAGAATTTCCAAACGTACGGTCTTGGAGTGAAAGAGGTGTGGGAGGTTCCAGAGGGCAACCATCACCCTGGTTCTGTTTCGCACACAATAGGTTGGCCACTCACAGATAAGGGCCACGACAACACGTACGGTGGGTCCTTTCTCTACCACTACGGCGATGGTTTGGTCTCCCTTGGGTTTGTTGTAGGCTTGGACTACAAAAATCCTCACATTCGTCCCTACATGGAGTTTCAGAAGTGGAAGACTCACGAGCTGGTAACATCGCAACTGCGTGGCGGTCGGCCGCTTCATTACGGTGCTCGAACACTTGTTGAAGGTGGTTTGGTTTCGCTGCCGCAGCTACACTTTCCTGGCGGTGTGCTCGTTGGCGACTGTGCAGGTTTCCTTAACTTACCAAAGATAAAAGGCACGCACACGGCCATGAAGTCTGGGATGTTGGCCGCGGAGGCCGTGTACGCCGACGCTTTTGTGTCTGGCAGGGAGAAATTAGTGCATGTCGATTGCAAAAGTTACCAAGAGAGGTTTAGAGAAAGTTGGTTATACGAAGAGTTGTATCAGGTGCGCAACGTGCGGCAGACGTTCGCCCGTCACTTCCTGTTGGGCGTGCTGTATACAGGCGTAACAACCCTTCTCACACGCGGCGCGGAGCCGTGGACACTGCGACATCACCAGCCTGACCACAAAAGCCTGAAACCCGCGGCTTCGTGCGTGCAAATTGAGTACCCCAAGCCTGATGGCGAGATTACTTTTGACCTCTTGACAAATCTCAACTTGAGTGGAACGGACCACAACGCTGACCAACCAGCGCATCTACAACTTCATGATGCCTCTGTACCAATTGACGTCAACCTTTCTCTTTATGATGGCCCAGAGGGGAAGTACTGCCCCGCCAAAGTGTATGAATTTGTGGACGGAAAGCTGGTAATCAACGCACAGAACTGTTTACACTGCAAAGCGTGTGACATCAAGGATCCCACGCAGAATATCGACTGGACGGTGCCCGAGGGCGGTGGTGGTCCCAACTATAACTCACAAATGTGA
- a CDS encoding vacuolar-type Ca2+-ATPase, putative, with the protein MHPLESPQEHKTQVSPENNGNETKSVLQKLFTCNEDPKPLYEELGGVEGIAERLGTSITDGIDSFSVENRRAVYGRNELPEEAPLTFWKIFKAAWSDRMIILLTLAACVSLILGLTVPEPGHEKVDYKTGWIEGTAILMAVIAVTSASSIQDYRKELKFRALVEENSAQPISVIRDGHKVTVDVTEIVVGDLVSLSPGLVIPVDGLYVRGLSVVVDESSVTGENDLKKKGAEHPILLSGTVVSTAEDAYILACAVGESSFGGKLLMESRLDGEPRATPLQERLDELAAFIGRVAIISAVLLFIVLCIIEIERIATNKQQFYPKKFLNFLLLCVTIVVVAVPEGLPLAVTIALAYSQNQMQKDNNQVRRLCACETMGNATQICSDKTGTLTQNRMTVVQGYIGMRRFRVTNPGDPSSTVNLEGVSSDAQSLLMLGLALNSSSEKELLPGNVGAESDLLSRWTWRTDKGNKTDQAILDFVDRVLISVPGSCNDKELPHQKLRMTNRSRGFAIFPFTSERKFMTAVVAGADGVVMQHVKGGSDRVLGMCNRYLSSEGREEPLTEEVTEMITAQIRSIAGDANRTIGVAYGRIGTDGAVPEEEPEGPFVWLALLGIQDPLRPEVVDAVRMCQRAGVTVRMCTGDNLDTAVAISRQCGIYNRLRGDLALTGKDFRNLVYDTYGDEANMEKLWPVLDRMMVMGRSQPLDKQLLVLMLMLRGEVVAVTGDGTNDAPALRLANVGFVMRSGTDIAVKSGDIVLLDDNFRSVQRAVVWGRTVNDNIRKFLQLQLSINIASIVVVFVGSFLSAHDMSPLTTVQLLWVNLLMDTLAALALATEQPTEDCLNRGPSSPRAPLVSRRMWLTILTATVVQVVSVLLLTQYGGKWLKAKGKELPTVVFNVFIFFTIFNMFNARKVYDEVNVFEGLFIRSKSFLVIVVCCVGFQVLAVEVLKEFMSCVPLRAEQWIASILIASLTLVFVSVSRLIPVSEPSFEKGAELEDMEPGARRIAVKLAEDVEHHSSASNNVGSYMRFGQRLVARAQWQRVREHVTMRGVSQFWWSRHSHPRERGARMETYGRLVRGTY; encoded by the coding sequence ATGCATCCACTTGAGTCACCGCAGGAACATAAGACACAAGTATCACCAGAGAACAATgggaatgaaacaaaaagcgTCCTGCAAAAGTTATTTACTTGCAATGAAGATCCAAAGCCCCTATACGAGGAACTTGGCGGCGTTGAGGGTATTGCCGAACGACTTGGCACGAGTATAACAGATGGCATCGACTCTTTTTCTGTAGAGAATCGGCGTGCTGTGTATGGGAGGAATGAGCTTCCTGAGGAGGCTCCGCTGACATTCTGGAAGATTTTTAAAGCTGCATGGAGTGACCGCATGATCATACTTTTGACCCTTGCCGCATGTGTGTCGCTTATCCTCGGGTTAACTGTGCCGGAACCCGGACACGAGAAGGTTGACTATAAGACAGGTTGGATAGAGGGCACCGCCATTCTTATGGCCGTGATTGCAGTAACCTCAGCATCGTCTATTCAGGATTACCGCAAGGAGTTGAAATTCCGTGCTCTTGTGGAGGAGAACTCTGCTCAGCCAATCTCCGTCATTCGTGATGGTCACAAGGTTACGGTGGATGTGACAGAAATTGTTGTGGGTGATCTTGTGTCCTTGTCACCGGGTCTTGTTATCCCTGTAGATGGTTTATACGTACGTGGTttgagtgttgttgttgatgagtCGAGTGTGACTGGCGAGAATGatctgaaaaagaaaggcgcCGAACATCCAATCTTACTTTCTGGGACTGTTGTGAGTACGGCTGAGGATGCCTACATTCTTGCGTGCGCCGTCGGTGAGTCTTCTTTTGGTGGAAAGCTGCTAATGGAATCTCGTCTCGACGGTGAACCGAGGGCGACTCCCTTGCAGGAGCGGTTGGATGAGCTGGCCGCTTTTATTGGTCGAGTTGCAATTATATCCGCCGTTCTGCTTTTCATAGTACTTTGTATCATCGAAATTGAGCGAATTgctacaaacaaacaacaattttACCCGAAGAAGTTCCTGAACTTTCTCCTACTTTGTGTGACGATTGTTGTCGTCGCAGTGCCAGAGGGCTTGCCGTTGGCGGTGACGATTGCTCTTGCGTACTCACAGAACCAGATGCAGAAGGACAATAATCAGGTGAGGcgtttgtgtgcttgtgaGACAATGGGCAATGCAACACAGATTTGCAGTGATAAAACTGGGACGCTGACTCAGAATCGTATGACTGTGGTACAAGGTTACATTGGGATGCGGCGGTTCCGTGTCACGAATCCCGGAGATCCCTCGTCCACGGTTAATCTGGAGGGTGTGTCTAGTGATGCACAGTCGTTACTAATGCTTGGTCTTGCACTGAATAGTTCGAGTGAGAAGGAGCTTTTACCAGGTAATGTGGGAGCTGAGTCTGACTTACTGTCTCGATGGACGTGGCGTACCGACAAGGGCAACAAAACTGACCAAGCGATATTGGATTTTGTGGATCGCGTGTTGATATCGGTACCGGGTAGTTGTAATGACAAGGAGCTTCCACACCAGAAGTTACGCATGACAAACCGCAGCCGTGGCTTTgccatctttccttttacgAGCGAACGGAAGTTTATGACTGCTGTGGTTGCAGGTGCGGATGGAGTTGTGATGCAGCACGTGAAAGGGGGCTCTGATCGTGTGCTTGGCATGTGCAACCGATACCTGTCGTCAGAGGGTCGTGAGGAGCCGCTGACGGAGGAGGTAACTGAGATGATCACTGCGCAGATACGGTCAATAGCGGGGGACGCAAATCGCACAATCGGCGTGGCATACGGGCGTATCGGTACGGACGGTGCGGTTCCCGAGGAGGAACCCGAGGGACCATTTGTGTGGCTTGCACTATTAGGCATCCAGGACCCGCTTCGTCCAGAGGTTGTGGATGCTGTGCGAATGTGCCAGCGTGCGGGAGTGACAGTGAGGATGTGTACGGGTGACAATCTCGACACAGCCGTTGCAATTTCTCGGCAATGTGGAATTTACAATCGACTGCGTGGTGATCTTGCGCTCACTGGGAAGGACTTCCGCAACCTTGTGTATGACACTTATGGTGACGAGGCGAACATGGAGAAGTTGTGGCCTGTTCTTGACcggatgatggtgatggggcGTTCGCAGCCTCTGGACAAGCAACTGCTCGTACTGATGCTGATGCTCCGTGGTGAGGTCGTTGCTGTGACTGGTGATGGGACGAATGACGCCCCTGCGCTGCGTCTTGCAAATGTGGGTTTTGTGATGCGCAGTGGCACGGATATAGCGGTGAAGTCCGGTGATATTGTGCTTTTAGACGACAACTTCCGTTCTGTCCAGCGTGCCGTTGTTTGGGGACGGACTGTGAATGACAACATccgcaagttcctgcagttACAACTTTCTATTAATATTGCttctattgttgttgtttttgttggttcttttttgtctgctCATGATATGTCACCGTTAACGACTGTGCAGCTGTTATGGGTAAATCTTCTTATGGACACACTTGCGGCGCTCGCTCTCGCAACGGAGCAACCGACAGAGGATTGCTTAAATCGTGGTCCGTCTTCCCCCCGAGCTCCCCTTGTCTCGCGTCGAATGTGGTTGACAATACTGACTGCTACTGTAGTTCAGGTTGTTAGCGTTCTTTTATTAACCCAATATGGTGGTAAGTGGTTAAAAGCGAAGGGGAAGGAACTTCCAACTGTTGTTTTTaacgtttttattttctttaccaTATTTAATATGTTTAATGCCCGCAAAGTGTATGATGAAGTTAATGTATTTGAAGGGCTTTTTATTCGTTCAAAGTCATTTTTGGTTATCGTGGTTTGTTGTGTGGGTTTTCAGGTTTTGGCCGTGGAGGTCTTAAAAGAGTTCATGTCGTGTGTACCGTTGAGAGCAGAACAGTGGATTGCATCGATTCTGATTGCATCGCTGACActtgtatttgtttctgtttcccgCCTGATTCCGGTGTCGGAACCTTCATTTGAAAAGGGTGCTGAACTGGAGGACATGGAGCCGGGGGCGCGTCGCATTGCCGTGAAGTTAGCTGAGGACGTTGAGCATCATTCTTCTGCTTCGAATAATGTGGGAAGTTATATGCGTTTTGGACAGCGCCTGGTGGCGAGGGCACAATGGCAGAGGGTGAGAGAACATGTAACAATGCGGGGCGTTAGCCAGTTTTGGTGGTCGAGGCATAGTCATCCTCGGGAGCGAGGAGCGAGAATGGAGACGTATGGGCGCTTGGTGCGAGGAACGTATTAG